The Candidatus Nanohalococcus occultus genome contains a region encoding:
- a CDS encoding PEP/pyruvate-binding domain-containing protein, translated as MKEVKHIGDPVLTPSTEDWGGKGANLLELAQFNNVPPGFIVNADGYDEFVQQSEIQGLEWIDNDGDVDLDWIQTNRQRGDVTLSEIQDTTQEIFLNNQIPSNYEAEIDEALQDYEPEFFTRSSAVNEDGEDNSGAGRLESFGPISNNGGVIASEEFLSGDIRYSNAKNGVFKGIKAVYSTAFSETALNYLLDNDMESFGGVAVPVQEAIDTASGGVIFSAHPNGDPQNVYMELCETPGDAVEDGERERIEVEMDRPESPRAEAEATEMDHKNKYPFESVSIISESQVEDLAEKAANIQSTYDSPMDIEAAYDNEGNLWVLQGRPITVDGYDQPAFDMPGDIEPPTNETLAETETVANHGILEAPALVVRDTDPDGLYDTDPVDEQYRDVRNEIREYDSEFSDGYILVTNIMSNEIQNLTENMEAIVGSDSGRSCHATTVAAEEGTMYMGALETDIEESLEHGDPLYMAVNGHEGELYDGSDSL; from the coding sequence ATGAAAGAAGTAAAGCACATAGGCGATCCGGTACTAACTCCGTCAACTGAAGATTGGGGAGGGAAAGGAGCAAACCTACTCGAACTCGCACAGTTCAATAACGTACCTCCAGGCTTTATTGTAAACGCTGACGGCTACGACGAGTTCGTCCAGCAATCCGAAATACAAGGACTAGAATGGATCGACAACGACGGAGATGTAGACCTCGACTGGATTCAAACTAATAGACAAAGAGGAGATGTTACTCTTTCGGAAATCCAAGACACTACTCAAGAAATATTCCTAAACAACCAGATACCTTCAAACTACGAAGCAGAGATTGACGAAGCACTACAAGACTACGAACCAGAATTCTTTACAAGAAGCTCCGCAGTCAACGAAGACGGAGAAGACAACTCAGGAGCAGGAAGGCTCGAAAGCTTCGGTCCTATTTCAAATAACGGAGGGGTTATAGCCAGTGAAGAATTCTTATCGGGAGATATTAGATACTCAAACGCCAAAAATGGAGTTTTCAAAGGCATAAAAGCAGTTTATTCGACAGCGTTCAGTGAGACGGCACTTAACTACTTATTGGACAATGATATGGAAAGCTTCGGCGGAGTTGCTGTACCAGTACAGGAAGCCATAGATACTGCTTCTGGAGGAGTAATATTCAGTGCACATCCTAATGGAGACCCACAAAACGTCTATATGGAGCTCTGTGAGACACCTGGAGATGCGGTAGAGGATGGAGAAAGAGAGCGCATAGAAGTCGAAATGGATAGGCCTGAAAGTCCTAGAGCAGAAGCTGAAGCTACAGAGATGGATCATAAAAACAAATATCCTTTTGAATCAGTTTCTATAATTTCAGAGAGTCAAGTAGAGGATCTCGCTGAGAAGGCAGCAAATATTCAATCAACTTATGACTCACCTATGGATATTGAAGCGGCTTACGACAATGAAGGAAATCTCTGGGTGCTTCAAGGAAGACCAATCACAGTTGATGGATACGATCAACCAGCTTTCGATATGCCAGGCGACATCGAACCTCCGACAAATGAAACACTAGCTGAAACTGAAACAGTTGCAAATCATGGCATTTTAGAAGCGCCTGCTCTAGTTGTTAGAGACACTGATCCAGACGGACTTTACGATACGGACCCAGTAGATGAACAATATAGAGATGTTAGGAATGAGATTAGGGAATATGATTCGGAATTCTCAGACGGATATATCTTAGTCACAAATATCATGAGTAATGAAATACAGAATTTGACAGAAAACATGGAGGCGATAGTTGGCAGTGATTCAGGTAGAAGTTGTCATGCAACCACTGTTGCAGCAGAAGAGGGAACAATGTACATGGGGGCACTCGAAACAGACATAGAAGAAAGTCTTGAACACGGCGATCCTCTCTACATGGCAGTAAACGGCCACGAAGGAGAACTATATGACGGAAGTGATTCTCTGTGA